From the Butyrivibrio fibrisolvens genome, one window contains:
- a CDS encoding DUF5050 domain-containing protein, with protein sequence MSRIRNIIIAILVTVIIGAAVVFYFYINMIPDNDPTYAGNTVGNLYNGGYFCELDGHVYFRNNYDNGCLYSMTVDEQDIKPLTTMNVYFVSGAGNYLYYYMDSQHLSYSTSGIGTTVKYYGVYQSRTDGTKQKCLYRGRTAAQQLCGNYIYFQIKEADGGQLAKIKTDKTNLSIVSEEYIDPCGFYDGKIYFTGVTNDHNLYMMDTQNNDKITKIADGYIFYPIYHDGYIYYMDAVDNYHLKRMELSTNRVEELTSNRVDCFNLNDNYIFYSVSEALIPALHVMTLDGSSDVPVLQGVYFHISLTSKYVYFTAFNDDMRIYHMPIDGSEAPSLFNPLE encoded by the coding sequence ATGAGTAGAATAAGAAATATTATAATTGCCATCCTTGTTACAGTAATAATTGGAGCTGCAGTTGTTTTCTACTTTTATATCAATATGATCCCTGACAACGATCCTACCTATGCAGGTAACACTGTCGGAAATCTCTATAATGGTGGGTATTTCTGCGAACTGGACGGCCATGTTTACTTTCGTAACAATTATGACAACGGATGTCTTTACAGTATGACTGTTGATGAACAGGACATTAAGCCTCTGACTACTATGAACGTATATTTTGTAAGCGGAGCAGGCAATTATCTGTATTATTATATGGATTCCCAGCACTTGTCCTACTCTACAAGCGGTATCGGAACTACAGTCAAGTACTACGGTGTATATCAGTCAAGAACGGACGGAACTAAGCAAAAGTGCCTGTATCGCGGCAGGACTGCTGCTCAGCAGCTTTGCGGCAATTATATATACTTTCAGATCAAAGAAGCCGATGGCGGACAGCTTGCCAAGATCAAGACCGATAAGACCAATCTGTCCATAGTATCCGAAGAGTACATTGATCCTTGCGGATTCTATGATGGAAAGATCTATTTTACCGGTGTTACTAATGATCATAATCTATATATGATGGATACTCAAAACAATGATAAGATAACCAAGATTGCAGACGGATATATCTTCTATCCTATCTACCACGACGGGTATATATATTACATGGATGCTGTGGACAATTATCATTTAAAGCGCATGGAACTTTCAACCAATAGAGTAGAGGAACTTACCTCTAATCGTGTGGACTGCTTTAATCTTAATGACAACTACATCTTCTATTCTGTTTCAGAAGCGCTGATACCTGCCCTTCATGTCATGACTCTTGACGGCTCAAGTGATGTGCCGGTTCTGCAGGGAGTATATTTTCACATAAGTCTTACTTCCAAATATGTGTACTTCACGGCCTTCAATGATGACATGCGCATATATCATATGCCTATAGACGGATCTGAAGCTCCGAGTCTTTTTAATCCTCTTGAATGA
- a CDS encoding aspartate carbamoyltransferase regulatory subunit codes for MLNVGKIDEGFVLDHIQAGKAMSIYHHLGLNRLDCTVAIIKNARSGKMGRKDILKVECDIDSMDLNILAFIDHNITVNVIKDGEIIEKRALVLPKEIKQVLRCHNPRCITSIEQGLPHIFYLADEANEIYRCKYCDEKYTENDADFDAGHCL; via the coding sequence ATGCTTAATGTTGGTAAAATAGACGAAGGCTTCGTTCTAGATCATATTCAGGCCGGTAAGGCAATGTCAATCTATCATCACCTGGGTCTTAACCGCCTTGATTGCACAGTTGCCATTATCAAGAATGCCCGCTCAGGCAAAATGGGCCGTAAGGATATCCTGAAAGTTGAATGCGATATCGATTCTATGGATCTTAACATCCTTGCTTTCATCGATCATAACATCACTGTTAATGTTATAAAGGATGGAGAAATCATTGAAAAAAGAGCTCTCGTTCTTCCAAAAGAGATCAAGCAGGTTCTTAGATGCCACAATCCTCGCTGCATCACTTCTATCGAGCAGGGACTTCCTCATATCTTCTACCTTGCGGATGAAGCCAATGAGATATATCGCTGCAAATACTGTGATGAGAAATACACAGAGAACGACGCAGACTTTGACGCAGGTCATTGCTTATAA
- a CDS encoding TPM domain-containing protein, producing MKGLFKNKRIITLCAGMAAAIFMSAPLCNEVYAQNAQVRSGEYGFVYDDGDLLTDEEEKDLQDKLEEVGSAHDVQIAVVTTDSYSQYTIEEYADDMMDSGELGMAKGNNDAGILLAVCMDTREFYASTRGEAIQIFTDNNLYSLEDKYTPYLSSGDYARAFDKFADGVDSYCTAYENRDKIPAWKWFVCLLLGLLFGGITVGVMASGMKNIKQNNSAAEYEQKNNVRITGRHDRFIRKSVNRTRKETENRSGGGSTTHRSSSGNTHGGHGGHF from the coding sequence ATGAAAGGCTTATTTAAAAATAAAAGAATAATTACGCTTTGCGCAGGAATGGCAGCTGCTATATTTATGTCGGCTCCGTTGTGCAATGAAGTATATGCCCAAAATGCGCAGGTTAGATCCGGCGAATATGGCTTTGTATATGATGATGGTGACCTTCTTACTGACGAAGAGGAAAAAGATCTTCAGGATAAGCTTGAAGAAGTTGGAAGTGCACATGATGTTCAGATTGCTGTAGTTACTACAGATTCATATTCTCAGTATACTATTGAAGAGTATGCGGATGATATGATGGATAGTGGTGAACTTGGCATGGCTAAAGGCAATAATGATGCAGGTATCCTTCTTGCAGTATGCATGGATACAAGAGAGTTTTATGCAAGTACCAGAGGAGAAGCTATTCAGATCTTTACAGATAATAATCTGTATTCTCTTGAAGATAAGTATACTCCTTATCTTTCAAGCGGTGATTATGCCAGAGCATTTGATAAGTTTGCAGATGGAGTTGACAGCTACTGCACAGCATATGAAAACAGAGATAAGATACCTGCTTGGAAATGGTTTGTATGCCTCCTTCTTGGACTCTTGTTTGGAGGTATCACAGTTGGCGTCATGGCAAGTGGCATGAAAAATATCAAACAAAATAACAGCGCTGCAGAGTATGAGCAGAAAAATAATGTCCGAATCACAGGAAGACATGATAGATTTATAAGAAAGAGTGTTAACAGAACCCGCAAGGAGACTGAGAATAGATCCGGAGGCGGTTCTACAACACATCGTTCGTCTTCCGGCAACACACACGGCGGTCATGGCGGACATTTCTAA
- the feoB gene encoding ferrous iron transport protein B: MALKIALAGNPNCGKTTLFNALTGSNQYVGNWPGVTVEKKEGKLKGQKDVVVTDLPGIYSLSPYTLEEVVSRKYLLEETPDAIINMVDATNIERNLYLTTQVVELGIPVVIALNMMDVVRKNGDKIDSKKLSSELGVEVVEISALKSEGLDKLISKAVAAAKSGKAATPVRFDDNTEKAIAAADTILPQNACKSEQRRWFDIKLLEKDSKVLEKLTITDQSMKELDKVRTELEVANDDDTESVITNARYEVITDVVKKSVSKANSGLSVSDKIDRIVTNRILALPIFALVMFIVYYVSVTTIGTIVTDWTNDVLFGDIIPPLVESGLDAIGVAGWLKSLILDGIVAGVGAVLGFVPQMLILFIFLAFLEYCGYMARVAFIMDRIFRKFGLSGKSFIPMLIASGCGVPGVMASRTIDTEKDRRMTIMTTTFIPCGAKLPIIALIAGAFFGNSGWVAWSSYFIGIAAVIFTGIVLKKTKVFAGDPAPFVMELPAYHMPTVGSILRSMWERGWSFIKKAGTVILLSTIVLWFLMNFGFTENGFGMLDFGDLEGEALIVAQEESILAKIGGFLAPIFAPLGFGTWQMTVAAVSGLIAKENVVATIGMLFGFAEVAEDGAEYWDIIQAHIVPIAAYAYLVFNLLCAPCFAAMGAIKREMNNGKWTMFAIGYQCVLAYVVGLIIYQIGGLIIGQVSFGIGTIVAAALVIGMVYLLVRPNPYKDAQIESRRAVSEN; encoded by the coding sequence ATGGCACTTAAAATTGCACTGGCAGGTAATCCGAACTGCGGTAAAACAACTCTGTTTAATGCACTTACCGGTTCCAATCAGTATGTAGGTAACTGGCCGGGTGTTACAGTTGAGAAAAAAGAGGGTAAATTAAAGGGACAGAAGGATGTAGTAGTAACTGACCTTCCCGGTATCTATTCTCTTTCACCATATACACTCGAAGAAGTAGTATCTCGTAAGTATCTTCTGGAAGAAACTCCTGATGCTATTATAAATATGGTGGATGCGACCAATATTGAACGTAATCTGTATCTTACAACTCAGGTTGTAGAACTTGGAATCCCTGTTGTTATCGCTCTTAACATGATGGATGTTGTACGTAAGAACGGAGATAAGATTGATTCCAAGAAGCTTTCATCAGAACTTGGAGTAGAAGTAGTTGAGATATCTGCTCTTAAATCTGAAGGTCTTGATAAGCTTATATCCAAAGCTGTTGCAGCTGCTAAGTCAGGCAAGGCTGCTACACCTGTTAGATTTGATGATAATACAGAAAAAGCAATTGCTGCAGCAGATACTATTCTTCCTCAGAATGCTTGCAAGTCTGAGCAGCGCAGATGGTTTGATATAAAACTTCTTGAGAAAGATTCAAAGGTTCTTGAAAAGCTCACAATTACTGATCAGAGTATGAAAGAGCTTGATAAAGTAAGAACAGAGCTTGAAGTTGCAAATGATGATGATACAGAAAGCGTTATCACAAATGCAAGATATGAAGTGATCACAGATGTTGTGAAGAAGTCTGTATCAAAGGCAAATTCAGGACTTTCAGTTTCTGATAAGATTGACAGGATCGTAACTAACAGAATTCTTGCACTTCCTATTTTTGCACTTGTTATGTTCATTGTATACTATGTATCCGTTACAACAATAGGTACAATTGTTACAGACTGGACCAATGATGTGCTTTTTGGAGATATAATTCCTCCACTTGTAGAGTCCGGACTTGATGCAATTGGTGTTGCCGGTTGGCTTAAGAGCCTTATCCTTGATGGTATTGTTGCAGGTGTTGGTGCTGTACTTGGTTTCGTACCTCAGATGCTTATCCTGTTTATATTCCTTGCATTCCTTGAGTACTGCGGATATATGGCTCGTGTAGCATTCATCATGGACAGAATCTTCCGTAAATTCGGTCTTTCAGGTAAATCCTTCATTCCTATGCTCATCGCATCAGGATGCGGAGTTCCCGGCGTAATGGCTTCTCGTACAATTGATACTGAGAAAGACCGCCGTATGACTATCATGACAACAACTTTCATCCCTTGCGGAGCTAAGCTTCCTATCATCGCTCTTATTGCAGGTGCTTTCTTTGGAAATAGTGGATGGGTAGCATGGAGTTCATACTTTATCGGAATTGCAGCTGTCATCTTTACAGGTATCGTACTTAAGAAGACTAAGGTATTTGCAGGTGATCCTGCACCATTCGTTATGGAGCTTCCTGCTTATCATATGCCTACTGTTGGAAGTATCCTTCGCAGCATGTGGGAGCGTGGTTGGTCATTCATCAAGAAGGCAGGTACAGTTATCCTTCTTTCAACAATCGTTCTCTGGTTCCTTATGAACTTCGGATTCACAGAAAACGGATTTGGAATGCTTGACTTTGGCGATCTTGAAGGTGAAGCTCTGATCGTAGCACAGGAAGAATCAATTCTTGCCAAGATAGGTGGTTTCCTTGCTCCTATCTTTGCTCCTCTTGGATTTGGAACATGGCAGATGACAGTCGCTGCTGTATCTGGCCTTATCGCTAAGGAAAACGTTGTAGCAACAATCGGTATGCTCTTCGGATTTGCAGAAGTTGCAGAAGATGGTGCGGAGTACTGGGATATCATTCAGGCTCACATCGTTCCTATAGCAGCATATGCTTATCTTGTATTCAACCTTCTGTGTGCTCCTTGCTTTGCAGCTATGGGTGCTATCAAGAGAGAGATGAACAATGGTAAGTGGACAATGTTCGCAATCGGATATCAGTGCGTACTTGCTTATGTAGTAGGCCTCATCATCTATCAGATCGGCGGACTTATCATTGGACAGGTAAGCTTTGGAATTGGTACAATAGTAGCAGCAGCCCTTGTAATCGGAATGGTATATCTTCTTGTTCGTCCTAACCCATACAAGGATGCTCAGATTGAGAGCCGCAGAGCTGTTTCTGAGAACTAA
- a CDS encoding FeoA family protein, whose product MMPLTLLAPGNVATVRKVGGLEDTRRFLENLGFTEGAEVTAVSTMDGNMIVKIRDARVAINMDMAKKIMV is encoded by the coding sequence ATGATGCCACTTACATTATTAGCACCCGGCAATGTAGCAACTGTCCGCAAAGTTGGCGGATTGGAGGATACAAGAAGATTCCTTGAAAACCTCGGTTTTACTGAAGGCGCAGAGGTAACAGCAGTGAGTACTATGGATGGCAATATGATCGTTAAGATCAGAGATGCCAGAGTAGCAATAAATATGGATATGGCCAAAAAAATAATGGTCTAA
- a CDS encoding class B sortase, whose product MRLFMSAENKGKRKTFRINPWLAKILIVILVVVIGYEGYDIYKEVHEREVAVKEYDDIASSAVSTNPKKDPETGEESVAIDEETGIPELVIDYDLLSSQNSDFIGWLYWDFDVEDDKFDFTLNYPIVKEHYANQYLHVTFTGEKNSSGCIFLDEFSNENFMGYSDFLFGHNMRNGSMFGSLDSLYKMPNREELSEEPMYFYIYTKDAVFKYVVYEFESTTNGDDTVYAVIEDDAGYDSYVSRLKNLNNYNCPIDISFEDRPEILNLSTCSGPHGSSKRFVIHAVKVGTMENT is encoded by the coding sequence ATGAGGTTATTTATGAGTGCTGAAAACAAAGGAAAAAGAAAAACATTCAGGATCAATCCATGGCTTGCCAAGATTCTAATTGTGATACTGGTAGTTGTTATCGGGTACGAAGGCTATGATATTTACAAAGAAGTCCATGAAAGAGAAGTGGCTGTCAAGGAGTATGACGATATTGCAAGTAGCGCAGTTTCGACCAATCCTAAAAAGGACCCTGAAACAGGAGAGGAAAGTGTTGCAATAGATGAAGAAACCGGAATACCGGAGCTTGTTATTGATTATGACCTTCTATCCTCCCAGAATAGTGATTTTATAGGATGGCTTTACTGGGACTTTGATGTTGAAGATGATAAGTTCGACTTTACTTTGAACTATCCTATAGTCAAAGAGCATTATGCTAATCAGTATCTGCATGTTACGTTTACAGGTGAGAAGAACTCTTCTGGATGCATATTCCTTGACGAATTTTCTAACGAGAATTTTATGGGATACAGTGATTTCCTTTTTGGTCATAATATGCGTAACGGATCTATGTTTGGATCTTTGGACAGCCTTTATAAAATGCCAAATAGAGAAGAACTTAGTGAAGAACCTATGTATTTTTACATCTATACCAAAGATGCAGTTTTTAAATATGTGGTATATGAATTTGAAAGTACCACCAACGGCGATGATACTGTTTATGCGGTCATAGAAGATGATGCCGGATATGACTCATATGTATCAAGACTTAAGAACCTGAACAATTACAATTGCCCTATAGATATATCCTTTGAGGATAGACCAGAGATACTGAATCTATCAACTTGCTCCGGTCCGCATGGATCTTCAAAAAGATTCGTTATACACGCAGTTAAAGTAGGGACAATGGAAAATACATAA
- the trpE gene encoding anthranilate synthase component I, producing MKQTSLDEVRKIAASGDYKLIPVKREIFSDIRTPLETLRALQNVSNHCFLLESCEDNRQWGRYSFLGYAPDMTITVKDHELTVVTSNGTNTSKCDNPGEYIKKIVEDNKAPSIPGFPTFTGGLVGYFSYEYMQYGEPSLHFKSQNENDFDDMDLMLFRKIICYDNLKQKILLIANVGTDDIEASYKEAVSGIDEMEHLIRGGLQKPVMKGILKTELKPKFSKEEFCEKIEKVKYHITEGDIFQLVLSNPMEAEFEGSLLNIYRVLRTTNPSPYMFYFYGDMEIAGASPETLVKVTDRTIRTFPLAGTRPRGATYEEDQALEKELLADEKEKAEHNMLVDLGRNDLGRLCKFGSVEVEKYMEVERYSHVMHIGSEVKGILSDERSQVEAIDSVLPAGTLSGAPKIRACEIIDELEDSRRGIYGGAIGYVDFTGNLDTCIAIRLAYKKGGKVFVRSGAGIVADSIAENEYQECINKAKAVVLAIKEAEEE from the coding sequence ATGAAACAGACATCTTTGGACGAAGTCAGAAAGATTGCAGCATCAGGGGATTATAAACTAATACCTGTCAAAAGAGAGATCTTTTCTGATATAAGAACACCGCTTGAAACACTTAGAGCGCTTCAGAATGTAAGTAATCACTGTTTTCTTCTTGAAAGTTGTGAAGATAACAGACAGTGGGGCAGATATAGTTTTCTAGGCTATGCTCCTGATATGACTATTACAGTTAAGGATCATGAACTTACTGTAGTGACTTCAAATGGAACTAACACAAGCAAATGCGATAATCCCGGAGAGTATATCAAAAAAATAGTCGAAGATAATAAAGCTCCGAGTATTCCGGGATTTCCGACTTTTACCGGAGGTCTTGTAGGCTATTTTAGTTATGAATATATGCAATACGGGGAACCTTCTCTTCATTTTAAATCCCAAAACGAAAATGATTTTGACGATATGGATCTGATGCTTTTTAGAAAGATCATCTGCTATGATAACTTAAAGCAGAAGATCCTTCTAATAGCTAATGTGGGAACTGATGATATAGAAGCATCATATAAGGAAGCTGTATCCGGAATAGATGAAATGGAGCATCTTATAAGAGGAGGACTCCAGAAACCTGTGATGAAGGGAATATTAAAGACAGAACTCAAACCAAAGTTTAGTAAAGAAGAGTTCTGTGAGAAGATAGAAAAGGTAAAGTATCACATCACAGAGGGCGATATATTCCAGCTCGTTTTATCTAATCCAATGGAAGCAGAATTTGAAGGATCACTTCTCAATATTTACAGAGTACTTAGAACTACAAATCCAAGTCCATATATGTTCTATTTTTATGGTGATATGGAGATCGCCGGTGCATCACCTGAGACACTTGTCAAAGTTACAGACAGGACCATAAGAACATTTCCTCTTGCAGGTACCAGGCCAAGAGGCGCCACATACGAAGAGGATCAGGCTTTGGAAAAAGAGCTTCTGGCTGATGAAAAAGAAAAAGCTGAGCATAATATGCTGGTTGATCTGGGGCGAAACGATCTTGGAAGATTGTGCAAGTTTGGATCTGTAGAAGTAGAAAAATACATGGAAGTAGAAAGATACTCACATGTAATGCATATCGGATCTGAAGTAAAAGGAATACTTAGTGATGAACGATCACAAGTTGAAGCGATAGATTCTGTTCTTCCTGCCGGAACACTATCCGGAGCTCCTAAAATAAGAGCCTGTGAGATCATAGATGAACTTGAAGACAGCCGCAGAGGAATATATGGTGGAGCTATCGGATATGTAGACTTTACAGGCAATCTTGATACCTGCATAGCTATACGACTTGCATACAAAAAAGGTGGCAAAGTATTTGTCAGAAGCGGAGCTGGTATTGTTGCTGATTCTATAGCAGAGAACGAATATCAGGAATGCATCAATAAGGCCAAAGCCGTAGTTCTTGCGATCAAGGAAGCGGAGGAAGAATAA
- the pyrB gene encoding aspartate carbamoyltransferase, with product MRHLMSPMDFTVQELEDLFDVANDIERNMDKYSHKCDGKILATCFYEPSTRTRLSFETAMLRLGGKTLGFADASNSSASKGESVADTIRVISCFADICAMRHPKEGAPMVAASKSLIPVINAGDGGHQHPTQTLTDLLTIRSLHGSLNNFTIGLCGDLKFGRTVHSLINALTRYEGINFIFISPQELRVPDYITEMLNSKNIPYREVIKLEDVIADLDFLYMTRVQKERFFNEEDYIRLKDFYILDKKKLDMAKSTMQVLHPLPRVNEISVEVDDDPRAAYFKQVQYGLYVRMALILTLLNMTDAHINDGLLRKF from the coding sequence ATGCGTCATTTAATGAGTCCTATGGACTTTACTGTTCAGGAATTAGAAGACCTGTTTGATGTTGCCAATGACATCGAACGCAATATGGACAAGTACTCACATAAATGTGATGGCAAGATTCTTGCAACCTGCTTCTATGAGCCTAGTACAAGAACCCGTCTTTCTTTTGAAACTGCAATGCTTCGACTCGGCGGCAAGACATTGGGTTTTGCAGATGCTTCTAACTCTTCTGCTTCCAAGGGAGAGAGCGTAGCTGATACAATCCGTGTTATAAGCTGCTTCGCTGATATATGCGCTATGCGTCATCCCAAAGAAGGTGCTCCTATGGTAGCTGCTTCCAAATCTCTTATTCCTGTTATCAATGCAGGTGACGGTGGTCATCAGCATCCGACTCAGACTCTTACAGATCTTCTTACTATAAGATCACTTCATGGCAGTCTTAACAACTTCACCATCGGTCTTTGCGGCGATCTTAAGTTCGGTCGTACTGTCCACTCTCTTATCAATGCTCTTACCAGATACGAAGGTATCAACTTCATCTTCATCTCACCTCAGGAACTGAGAGTCCCTGATTATATCACAGAGATGCTGAATTCCAAGAATATCCCCTACCGCGAAGTGATCAAACTTGAAGATGTCATCGCTGATCTTGACTTCCTCTACATGACAAGAGTTCAGAAGGAGCGTTTCTTCAACGAGGAAGACTATATAAGACTTAAAGATTTCTATATCCTTGATAAGAAAAAGCTCGATATGGCAAAGTCCACCATGCAGGTACTCCATCCGCTTCCACGTGTTAACGAGATATCTGTAGAAGTCGATGATGATCCAAGAGCCGCCTACTTCAAACAGGTTCAGTATGGACTTTATGTCAGAATGGCTCTAATACTCACTCTTCTTAACATGACAGATGCTCATATCAATGATGGACTTCTAAGAAAATTCTGA
- a CDS encoding anthranilate synthase component II: MILLIDNYDSFTYNLYQYFGTLDPDIKAVRNDKITIEEIRKLCPKAIILSPGPGKPKDAGICEEVVGQLGDKIPILGVCLGHQAICEYYGGTVDHAKKLMHGKQSDTQIDTTSPLFKEMPAIIKVARYHSLSLKEDTLPDCLKVVARADDGEIMAVQHKQYNVFGVQFHPESIMTPLGMDILKNFLKLT; the protein is encoded by the coding sequence ATGATACTACTCATCGACAATTATGATAGCTTTACTTATAACCTGTATCAGTATTTTGGAACTCTCGATCCTGATATCAAAGCAGTAAGAAATGATAAAATTACTATAGAAGAGATTAGAAAGCTATGTCCCAAAGCAATAATCCTCTCTCCAGGTCCCGGAAAGCCCAAAGATGCAGGAATCTGTGAAGAGGTTGTAGGCCAGCTTGGGGATAAGATCCCGATACTTGGAGTATGCCTTGGACACCAGGCTATATGTGAATATTATGGCGGAACTGTAGATCATGCCAAAAAGCTTATGCATGGCAAACAGTCTGATACACAAATAGATACAACATCTCCCCTTTTTAAGGAAATGCCTGCTATAATAAAAGTAGCAAGATATCATTCTCTTTCCCTTAAAGAGGATACACTTCCGGATTGCCTTAAAGTAGTTGCAAGGGCGGATGATGGTGAGATTATGGCAGTTCAGCACAAACAGTACAATGTGTTTGGAGTTCAGTTTCATCCGGAATCCATAATGACTCCTCTAGGAATGGATATACTTAAGAATTTTCTTAAGCTCACATGA
- a CDS encoding FeoB-associated Cys-rich membrane protein: protein MVATIIIAALIFGYCAYLLYNMIKGFKSGKGNPYSCTGDCTSCHGGCHSHK from the coding sequence TTGGTAGCAACAATTATAATTGCCGCTTTGATATTCGGATATTGCGCATATCTTCTATATAATATGATCAAAGGATTTAAAAGCGGAAAGGGTAATCCGTATTCCTGCACGGGGGATTGTACATCCTGCCACGGCGGATGTCACAGTCATAAATAA
- a CDS encoding FeoA family protein, translating to MKTLRDVQVGETVTVKKLDGADSALKRRVMDMGITKGSSVYIRKVAPLGDPVEITVRGYELSLRKEDAQIVEVE from the coding sequence ATGAAAACATTAAGAGACGTTCAGGTTGGAGAGACAGTAACTGTCAAGAAGCTTGACGGAGCTGATTCTGCACTGAAAAGAAGAGTAATGGACATGGGGATCACAAAGGGTAGTTCTGTATACATCAGAAAGGTTGCTCCTTTAGGGGATCCTGTAGAGATCACAGTTCGTGGTTATGAGCTTTCTCTTAGAAAAGAAGATGCTCAGATAGTTGAAGTAGAATAA
- a CDS encoding CAP domain-containing protein, translating to MRKFKSIKKTVSVIITALFVLGAAACGSRNAEIGDAAYRAAGEGAGEFYIDNNAIILSGEFKSTEEINAALSDALALVNAQRAAAGLSALVWSDGLADAAAVRAHEITTLFSHTRPDGSNWWTVNSTLQYGENLAKLYQSSSSVVDAWMNSPTHRANIMDGSFVTVGMAIYQTDNGSWYWAQEFGY from the coding sequence ATGAGGAAATTTAAGAGTATTAAGAAAACGGTATCGGTTATTATCACTGCGCTGTTCGTGCTAGGAGCTGCAGCGTGTGGTTCAAGAAATGCAGAGATCGGAGATGCTGCATATCGTGCTGCGGGCGAGGGAGCCGGAGAGTTTTATATTGATAACAATGCTATAATCCTTTCTGGTGAGTTTAAATCTACTGAAGAAATCAATGCAGCTCTTTCTGATGCGCTGGCACTTGTAAATGCGCAAAGAGCCGCTGCAGGACTATCTGCACTTGTATGGAGTGATGGGCTTGCTGACGCAGCTGCTGTTCGTGCTCATGAGATTACAACTTTGTTCTCACATACTCGTCCTGACGGATCGAATTGGTGGACTGTAAACAGTACGCTTCAATATGGAGAGAACCTTGCAAAGCTATATCAGAGCTCGTCTTCTGTAGTAGATGCATGGATGAATTCTCCAACACATAGAGCTAATATCATGGATGGTTCCTTTGTTACAGTAGGAATGGCAATATACCAGACGGATAATGGATCCTGGTATTGGGCTCAGGAGTTCGGATACTAA